From Acanthopagrus latus isolate v.2019 chromosome 22, fAcaLat1.1, whole genome shotgun sequence, the proteins below share one genomic window:
- the slc30a2 gene encoding zinc transporter 2: MDNNAANSEKSQLIHEKNAKMYSLKLQSAFPDSKDPDFPFKNGGMAGAIELKRPVGAHCHGAKALVCEDSVDKLLAKKKLYIASAVCLVFMIGEVIGGYLAHSLAIMTDAAHLLTDFGSMMVSLFSLWISSRPPTKTMNFGWHRSEILGAFISVISIWIVTGALVYLAIERIVRNDYEIDGHVMLVTSGCAVIVNIVMAYILHHSTTFHAHGSGYHQIDEDGHSPVSHGHSHALLGGHGNTSVRAAFIHVVGDLLQSIGVLVAAIIIYFRPEYKVADPICTFLFSVFVLCTTITILRDVFRILLEGSPKGIEFNSVKEVLLSVKAVKSMHCLHLWALTLGQALVSVHLAIEEGADAQSVLQEATDLLHTKFGFYSITIQVELYSEDMSHCSHCQDPSD, translated from the exons CGCCTTCCCAGACTCCAAAGATCCCGACTTCCCTTTCAAAAACGGAGGCATGGCCGGCGCCATCGAGCTGAAGCGACCCGTCGGTGCCCACTGCCACGGCGCCAAAGCCCTGGTGTGTGAGGACAGCGTGGACAAGCTGTTGGCCAAGAAGAAACTCTACATCGCGTCAGCCGTCTGCCTCGTCTTCATGATCGGCGAAGTCATAG GAGGCTACCTGGCTCACAGCCTGGCCATCATGACTGACGCAGCCCACCTCCTGACGGACTTTGGCAGCATGATGGTGAGCCTGTTCTCCCTGTGGATCTCCTCCAGACCGCCCACCAAAACCATGAACTTTGGCTGGCACAGATCAG AGATCCTCGGGGCGTTCATCTCAGTCATCTCCATCTGGATCGTCACGGGGGCCCTGGTGTACTTAGCCATCGAGAGGATCGTACGCAACGACTACGAGATCGATGGCCACGTAATGCTGGTCACCTCCGGGTGTGCCGTCATCGTCAACATAGT catggCCTACATCCTCCACCACTCCACCACCTTCCACGCCCACGGCAGCGGCTACCACCAGATCGACGAGGACGGCCACAGCCCCGTCTCTCACGGACACTCCCACGCGCTCCTCGGCGGCCACGGCAACACGAGCGTCCGCGCCGCCTTCATCCACGTGGTGGGCGACCTGCTGCAGAGCATCGGCGTGTTGGTGGCGGCGATCATCATCTACTTTCGG CCCGAGTATAAAGTCGCAGATCCCATCTGTACGTTCCTGTTCTCGGTCTTCGTCCTCtgcaccaccatcaccatcctcAGAGACGTCTTTAGGATACTCTTGGAAG GGTCTCCTAAAGGAATCGAGTTTAACTCTGTGAAGgaggtgctgctgtctgtgaagGCTGTGAAGTCCATGCACTGTCTGCACCTCTGGGCTCTGACTCTAGGCCAGGCTCTGGTCTCTGTGCACCTGGCCATAG AGGAAGGCGCTGACGCTCAGTCCGTGCTGCAGGAGGCCACCGACCTGCTCCACACCAAGTTTGGTTTCTACAGCATCACCATCCAGGTGGAGCTCTACTCTGAAGACATGAGCCACTGCTCCCACTGCCAGGACCCCAGCGACTGA